A portion of the Cryptomeria japonica chromosome 5, Sugi_1.0, whole genome shotgun sequence genome contains these proteins:
- the LOC131060897 gene encoding glutathione S-transferase U17 — protein sequence MPRLLPNDPYLLYLVRFWSDYKDKKQSERMVHLRSLKLIREEERSAVMRRLEEEYNEMILTMEAGIAELEQRGCLYDGKSLKYMDVTFAPSMAWFGPIEKLMGFKVIDNEKCPCLYKRVHNLMGNQVVKSTLPDGDKLMAYAKSAW from the exons ATGCCTCGTTTGCTTCCTAACGATCCATACCTACTTTACCTTGTGCGTTTCTGGTCTGACTACAAGGATAAGAAG CAATCTGAGAGAATGGTTCATCTTCGTAGTCTTAAGCTTATAAGGGAAGAAGAGAGGTCTGCTGTGATGAGACGCTTGGAGGAAGAGTATAATGAAATGATATTGACTATGGAGGCAGGGATAGCAGAGCTGGAGCAGAGAGGATGCCTCTATGATGGCAAGAGTTTGAAATACATGGATGTTACTTTCGCTCCTTCGATGGCTTGGTTTGGTCCCATTGAGAAGCTCATGGGCTTCAAGGTTATTGACAATGAGAAATGCCCATGCTTATATAAACGGGTTCACAATCTCATGGGAAACCAAGTGGTCAAATCAACACTACCGGATGGTGATAAATTGATGGCCTATGCTAAAAGTGCATGGTGA